In Lacrimispora indolis DSM 755, a genomic segment contains:
- a CDS encoding ATP-dependent helicase, which produces MVEKMTEEQKKFLAAEGKVVVKACPGSGKTYTVAHKLLSYVDNWKDYHRGVAVLSFTNVASNEIYIKAQTIHGSLGKLGYPHFVGTVDSFIDEFIVLRYGHLHTVGKVRPRMALADNWKIPYKYWRSECHRNGCVDSVEQFYYGIDGNFYKGNKQVTCDRKNARALPCQQYKRMLSERDIVFQNETALFAYQLLKKYPEVANAITERFPIIIIDEVQDTSINQMAVFELLSDSGLESMFLVGDSDQSIYEWRNADPECFIRKLEDPNWKTIELTGNFRSSQNICNATSPFSASLRGTSNNNAIGDWKDEKEKPVLLLTKKNSEDDIIHYFLDKCRKMGIEESPENVAILTRGRIYSDTDITGLWKSKEIELFAKAAYEWKRGSRKRAYQEASKASYDLIFNEDVDEYVMKQKIWEYTNEETWKDYVIDILVDMPDIEMGIAEWVKSFSVIFCSICTKYGYEISPHKDIKNIFKIKQSDKNVPYFKQISLSKYFEKKIEDKYTRSSIHGVKGESYDAVLIYIKSRTGSTITPKLLMEGSLDQELMRLAYVAMTRPRRLLMIAMPDTKGIKNCGRFPEELWKYEFLESGS; this is translated from the coding sequence ATGGTAGAGAAAATGACGGAAGAACAAAAAAAGTTTTTAGCTGCAGAAGGTAAAGTGGTTGTAAAGGCTTGCCCGGGAAGTGGAAAAACGTATACAGTTGCACACAAATTATTATCTTATGTAGATAATTGGAAAGATTATCACAGAGGTGTTGCAGTGTTATCGTTTACGAATGTGGCAAGTAATGAAATATATATAAAGGCTCAAACAATTCATGGGAGTTTAGGTAAACTGGGATACCCTCATTTTGTTGGGACAGTTGATAGTTTTATTGATGAATTTATTGTGTTACGTTATGGGCATCTTCATACGGTTGGTAAGGTGCGCCCGAGGATGGCACTGGCTGATAATTGGAAAATACCATATAAATATTGGAGGTCAGAATGTCATAGAAATGGCTGCGTAGACAGTGTAGAACAATTTTATTATGGAATTGATGGGAACTTTTATAAAGGAAATAAGCAGGTGACCTGTGACCGTAAAAATGCAAGGGCACTTCCGTGTCAACAATATAAGAGGATGTTGTCAGAACGAGATATTGTTTTTCAAAATGAGACAGCTTTATTTGCATATCAGTTATTAAAGAAATATCCAGAAGTGGCGAATGCTATAACGGAAAGATTTCCGATAATTATTATTGATGAAGTCCAAGATACATCGATAAACCAAATGGCAGTTTTTGAATTGTTAAGTGACTCAGGGTTGGAATCAATGTTTTTAGTGGGAGACTCGGATCAGTCGATATATGAATGGAGAAATGCAGACCCAGAGTGTTTTATCCGGAAATTAGAGGATCCAAATTGGAAAACTATAGAACTGACCGGAAACTTTAGAAGCTCACAGAATATCTGTAATGCTACTTCACCTTTTTCTGCTAGTTTGAGGGGTACTAGTAATAATAATGCAATAGGGGATTGGAAAGATGAGAAGGAAAAACCAGTTTTATTACTGACAAAGAAAAATTCAGAGGATGATATTATCCATTATTTTTTGGATAAGTGTAGAAAGATGGGAATAGAGGAATCGCCGGAGAATGTTGCAATCTTAACTAGAGGGAGAATATATTCTGATACAGATATAACAGGATTATGGAAAAGCAAAGAAATAGAGTTGTTTGCTAAAGCAGCATATGAATGGAAACGTGGTTCGAGAAAGCGAGCATACCAAGAAGCATCAAAGGCATCCTATGATTTGATTTTTAATGAAGATGTAGATGAATATGTGATGAAGCAAAAAATCTGGGAGTACACCAACGAAGAAACATGGAAAGATTATGTCATAGATATTTTGGTAGATATGCCTGATATTGAAATGGGAATTGCGGAATGGGTAAAAAGCTTTTCGGTTATCTTTTGCTCAATATGCACTAAATACGGTTATGAAATTTCACCACATAAAGATATCAAGAATATTTTTAAGATAAAACAGAGTGACAAAAATGTACCGTATTTTAAGCAAATATCGTTAAGTAAATATTTTGAAAAGAAGATAGAAGATAAATATACCCGATCGTCAATTCATGGAGTAAAAGGAGAATCTTATGATGCAGTGCTAATTTATATCAAAAGCCGTACAGGAAGTACAATTACCCCTAAACTACTGATGGAGGGCTCTCTTGATCAGGAACTGATGCGTTTGGCATACGTTGCTATGACTAGACCAAGAAGATTACTAATGATTGCTATGCCAGATACTAAAGGAATAAAAAATTGTGGAAGATTTCCAGAAGAATTGTGGAAATATGAGTTTTTGGAAAGCGGTTCATGA
- a CDS encoding ATP-dependent nuclease gives MYLKKIIIKNFRTFDEDGISLIFNKGVNAIIGENNSGKSSVIDVLRIVYSTVTYRKDIFFSKSDFHVSEDGGVANYAQFDVYLEEVPRRLVEIWNPRSESGEGGDFHIKFEKYVSPNGTEKVRSVYWGFGTEGNQLSADTFEATDVVFLGALRDSESEMKPSRNSKLAQLLRNLVPGEEVRAELVQILNDANNSLLEKEQLKKTRNTINQNLARIEQEFLNQQIDIGLVEPRFDSIAASLRAWVKPKWILINKLDPVYEKAYIYHQNHKKSKKIQADEKGIYFEISILADETGFDKEMANRIGDIANSSFELYQNGLGYNNLLFMSAVLGDMAIEKGGVYQNLLLVEEPEAHLHPQLQELVHSFLADANKSDGNIQIIYTSHSPTLASKVDIASINLVYEYGHKKYCLPFSETNLTEENKGYLQRYLDVTKSQMFFARGILFVEGISEAVLLPTMAKALDRPFEKYAVELVNVDSVAFAPFVNLLSSDRVKTCFSKVSIITDDDRCAKKDEEEYIDKNYDFDDICNMVVTKLQNGHPSDRCNNLMVLCSSAGINIFTATKTLEYALCCSEDNVYYMINALKKCYTDLGTKLEAKVAALSQLSEKAACVWLFIRTRDKCKGAVAQYISQVISNQYELRKKGERIEKEFTIPDYLKHAIYSVTEQ, from the coding sequence ATGTATTTAAAAAAAATTATTATAAAAAACTTTAGAACTTTTGATGAAGACGGTATATCACTAATCTTTAATAAAGGTGTGAATGCAATTATTGGTGAAAATAATTCTGGAAAATCTTCTGTAATAGATGTGCTTAGAATTGTTTATTCAACTGTAACATACAGAAAGGATATATTTTTTTCAAAGTCGGATTTTCATGTTAGTGAAGATGGGGGAGTGGCCAATTACGCCCAATTTGATGTATATTTGGAGGAGGTCCCGCGCAGGTTGGTAGAAATTTGGAATCCGAGGAGTGAGAGTGGTGAGGGAGGCGATTTTCATATTAAATTTGAAAAATATGTTTCTCCAAATGGAACCGAAAAGGTTAGATCAGTTTATTGGGGATTTGGAACAGAGGGAAATCAATTATCTGCCGATACGTTTGAAGCAACAGATGTAGTTTTTTTAGGTGCATTGCGGGATTCAGAAAGCGAGATGAAACCTTCAAGAAATAGTAAATTGGCACAATTACTTAGAAATTTGGTTCCGGGAGAAGAGGTCAGGGCAGAATTAGTTCAAATTTTGAATGATGCTAATAATAGTCTTCTAGAAAAAGAGCAGTTAAAAAAGACACGAAATACAATAAATCAAAATCTTGCAAGAATTGAACAGGAGTTTTTAAATCAACAAATTGACATTGGTTTGGTAGAGCCGAGATTTGATTCAATTGCCGCTTCCTTGCGGGCGTGGGTTAAGCCTAAGTGGATATTGATAAATAAATTAGATCCAGTTTATGAAAAAGCATATATCTATCATCAAAATCACAAAAAATCAAAGAAAATACAAGCTGATGAAAAAGGCATATACTTCGAAATTTCTATTTTGGCTGATGAAACTGGATTTGACAAGGAAATGGCCAACAGAATTGGTGACATTGCGAATAGCTCTTTTGAGCTATATCAGAATGGATTAGGGTATAATAATTTATTGTTTATGTCAGCTGTACTTGGCGATATGGCAATTGAGAAAGGTGGGGTTTATCAGAATCTTCTGCTAGTGGAGGAACCAGAAGCTCATTTACATCCTCAGCTGCAGGAATTGGTGCATAGTTTTCTGGCAGATGCCAATAAAAGTGATGGTAATATCCAGATTATATACACATCGCATTCTCCGACATTAGCTTCTAAAGTTGATATAGCAAGCATCAACCTGGTATATGAATATGGACATAAGAAATATTGTTTGCCTTTTTCGGAAACGAATTTGACAGAAGAAAATAAAGGATATTTGCAGAGGTATCTGGATGTCACAAAATCTCAGATGTTTTTTGCACGAGGAATTTTATTTGTGGAAGGGATTAGTGAAGCAGTTTTGCTACCTACAATGGCAAAGGCATTAGACAGACCTTTTGAAAAGTATGCAGTGGAATTAGTCAATGTAGATAGTGTTGCATTTGCACCATTTGTAAATCTTTTGTCATCTGATAGAGTAAAGACTTGTTTTTCAAAGGTGTCGATTATTACAGATGATGACAGATGTGCAAAAAAAGATGAGGAAGAATACATTGATAAAAATTATGATTTCGATGATATTTGCAATATGGTTGTTACAAAATTACAAAATGGACATCCCTCAGATAGGTGTAATAATTTAATGGTATTATGTTCCAGTGCAGGAATTAATATATTTACAGCAACCAAAACATTAGAATATGCATTGTGCTGTAGTGAAGATAATGTTTACTATATGATAAATGCATTGAAGAAATGTTATACAGATTTGGGGACTAAGTTAGAAGCAAAGGTTGCAGCCTTATCTCAATTAAGTGAAAAAGCAGCGTGTGTGTGGCTGTTTATTAGAACCAGAGATAAATGTAAAGGAGCTGTTGCACAATACATAAGCCAGGTTATCAGTAATCAGTATGAATTAAGAAAAAAAGGAGAACGAATTGAAAAGGAGTTCACTATCCCAGATTATTTAAAACATGCGATTTATAGTGTGACGGAACAATAG
- a CDS encoding zinc ribbon domain-containing protein, translating to MVLNEDGEQISTGNRYSSKYLFGNLLKCGNCGASYYRRTERGKIVWRCGTRMEKGKEVCGHSPTLQDDEIKSFLGETVCGNSYNEAIIKDKVKRIDVYEKQIIICVSGTEQYFICEQ from the coding sequence GTGGTTTTAAATGAAGATGGAGAACAAATTAGCACTGGGAATAGATATAGTAGTAAATATTTATTCGGTAATCTTTTGAAGTGTGGAAACTGTGGTGCAAGTTATTATCGTCGAACCGAACGCGGAAAAATCGTATGGAGATGTGGGACAAGAATGGAGAAAGGGAAAGAAGTTTGTGGACATTCACCTACTTTACAAGATGATGAAATTAAGAGTTTTTTGGGTGAAACAGTGTGCGGAAATTCCTACAATGAAGCAATTATTAAAGATAAGGTGAAGAGAATAGATGTATATGAAAAGCAAATTATCATTTGCGTATCTGGCACAGAACAATATTTTATTTGTGAGCAATAG
- a CDS encoding recombinase family protein: MYGFRCENNELIIVPQEASIVKEIFRLYLEGKTVRQIKISLEEKEVLSSSGKTTWADTTIQQILKCENIKEMLCFKKLILKII; this comes from the coding sequence GTGTATGGTTTTAGATGTGAAAATAATGAACTAATTATTGTTCCACAGGAAGCATCTATTGTTAAAGAAATTTTCCGTCTATATCTGGAGGGTAAAACAGTTCGACAAATCAAAATCTCTTTAGAGGAGAAAGAAGTGCTATCGTCCAGTGGAAAAACAACTTGGGCAGATACTACAATTCAGCAGATTTTAAAATGTGAAAATATAAAGGAGATGTTATGTTTCAAAAAACTTATATTGAAGATTATCTGA
- the tnpC gene encoding IS66 family transposase, whose product MASSVKDIQFKELKDTISQLNTTIRTQNDLITSLQKMLEERNAKDDEKDRVIANLQAQLEYFKQKLFGSSSERRSDMPGHLDLFADPDSEEEPLPELIEPEFIDGKAGKRERKPKASYDEMFANLPIHYEEVYTLTEEEKQCPVCGIMMVPIGHEEIRTEIRYTKAKLERIVYVATTYGCSVCKDTENPQFIKDEGIPALIPGGYASSSLVSHIMYEKYADALPLYRQEKGFELLGVSISRTTMASWIIICSQNYLKPVYDYFHRELLKRHFVMADETPIQVLKEPDRRPQSKSYVWLMRSGEDRLPHIVVYHYSETRAGEHAVSFLRGIEDGTYVMVDGYSGYNKLKNIRRCCCYAHIRRYLIEAIPNGHDKDYSHPAVQGVVYCNKLFEYERSYKAKELPYTQVYKRRQKDQKPVVEGFMRWLDAQHPEKGSRMDRAVTYIRNRKDTLMTYLEDGRCSLSNNPSENSIRPLTLGRKNWLFSDSQDGANASMVVYTMVEMAKAHGLHPYNYLQYLLDSRPGKDTTDTEFEVLAPWSEKARIECNKKSE is encoded by the coding sequence ATGGCATCCAGCGTAAAGGATATCCAGTTCAAGGAACTGAAGGATACGATCTCACAACTGAATACAACCATACGTACCCAGAATGATCTAATCACATCCCTACAGAAGATGCTTGAGGAACGTAACGCAAAGGATGATGAAAAGGATCGGGTCATTGCAAATCTGCAGGCACAGCTTGAATATTTCAAGCAGAAGCTTTTTGGCAGTTCCAGTGAGCGGCGCAGTGACATGCCAGGTCATCTGGATCTTTTCGCCGATCCTGATTCCGAAGAGGAACCTTTGCCGGAACTTATCGAACCGGAGTTCATCGATGGGAAGGCAGGCAAACGGGAACGTAAACCCAAAGCGAGCTACGATGAGATGTTCGCAAATCTGCCAATCCACTATGAAGAAGTGTATACACTGACAGAAGAAGAAAAACAATGCCCGGTCTGTGGGATCATGATGGTACCAATTGGTCATGAAGAGATACGAACCGAAATACGCTATACCAAAGCAAAGCTGGAACGCATCGTATACGTTGCAACCACCTACGGCTGCTCAGTCTGTAAAGATACGGAAAATCCTCAGTTCATCAAGGATGAAGGGATCCCGGCTCTGATCCCGGGTGGATACGCCTCATCATCCCTCGTATCACACATCATGTACGAGAAGTATGCAGATGCCCTTCCTCTATATCGGCAGGAAAAAGGCTTTGAACTTCTTGGCGTCAGTATCAGCAGAACGACCATGGCGAGTTGGATCATCATCTGTTCCCAGAATTATCTGAAACCAGTGTATGACTACTTTCACCGCGAACTGCTGAAACGGCATTTCGTGATGGCGGATGAGACACCAATCCAGGTATTAAAGGAACCAGACCGCAGACCACAGAGCAAGTCCTATGTCTGGCTGATGCGTTCCGGAGAAGACCGGCTACCGCACATCGTTGTGTATCACTATTCAGAGACACGGGCCGGAGAACATGCCGTCAGTTTCCTGAGAGGGATCGAGGATGGTACTTACGTCATGGTTGATGGTTACAGTGGCTATAACAAACTGAAGAATATCAGGAGGTGCTGCTGTTACGCTCACATCCGAAGATATCTGATTGAAGCCATTCCAAACGGCCATGATAAGGACTATAGCCATCCGGCGGTTCAGGGCGTTGTGTACTGTAACAAGCTGTTTGAGTATGAACGCAGCTACAAGGCAAAGGAATTGCCTTATACGCAGGTTTACAAACGCCGCCAGAAGGACCAGAAGCCGGTCGTGGAAGGTTTCATGCGCTGGCTCGATGCGCAGCATCCCGAAAAGGGAAGCCGCATGGATCGGGCAGTGACTTATATCCGAAATCGAAAAGACACCTTAATGACTTATCTTGAAGACGGACGCTGCAGCCTGAGTAACAACCCATCGGAGAATTCAATCCGACCACTGACCTTAGGCCGCAAGAACTGGCTATTCAGTGACAGCCAGGATGGTGCGAATGCGAGCATGGTAGTTTATACCATGGTAGAGATGGCCAAAGCCCATGGGCTCCACCCGTACAACTACCTGCAATACTTGCTCGACAGTCGCCCTGGCAAAGATACTACCGATACAGAATTCGAAGTTCTCGCACCGTGGAGCGAAAAGGCTAGGATAGAATGCAACAAGAAATCAGAGTAA
- the tnpB gene encoding IS66 family insertion sequence element accessory protein TnpB (TnpB, as the term is used for proteins encoded by IS66 family insertion elements, is considered an accessory protein, since TnpC, encoded by a neighboring gene, is a DDE family transposase.), whose amino-acid sequence MLGNISVADNIYIICGTTDMRKSIDGLCSIVRDKLSIDPDQSSLFLFCGKRCDRIKVLLHEPDGYVLLYKRLSVTQGRYRWPRKSSEAQAITWRQLDWLLSGLEIEQPKAIQTG is encoded by the coding sequence ATGCTAGGCAATATTTCGGTGGCTGACAACATCTATATCATCTGTGGAACTACCGATATGCGTAAATCAATTGATGGTCTCTGCAGTATCGTACGTGACAAACTTTCCATCGACCCGGATCAGTCATCCTTGTTCCTTTTCTGCGGAAAGCGCTGTGATCGGATTAAGGTACTGCTCCATGAACCAGATGGGTATGTGCTCCTTTACAAGCGCTTGAGTGTCACACAGGGACGATACCGTTGGCCACGAAAGAGTTCAGAAGCACAGGCGATTACCTGGCGGCAGCTTGACTGGCTCCTCAGTGGTCTGGAGATTGAACAGCCCAAGGCTATCCAGACCGGATAA
- the tnpA gene encoding IS66 family insertion sequence element accessory protein TnpA, producing MSSYHARVPADQQYQLIMECRNSGLSDYQWCKEHGIHPGTFYNWVSLLRKKACCEIPESISKENPSPALVQEVVRLNLHSKAEMQESVVLVPPVLADSTRSSGIAAMIEISLGHATIRIANGTEPAMLDRILSLVKGAVC from the coding sequence ATGTCCAGTTATCATGCCAGAGTTCCGGCAGATCAGCAATACCAGTTGATCATGGAATGTCGGAATAGTGGACTCTCCGACTATCAGTGGTGTAAGGAACACGGAATTCATCCGGGAACCTTTTACAACTGGGTTAGTCTGCTCAGAAAGAAAGCTTGCTGCGAAATCCCAGAATCCATTTCCAAAGAGAATCCGTCGCCAGCTCTTGTTCAGGAAGTGGTTCGCTTAAACCTTCATTCAAAAGCTGAGATGCAGGAATCGGTTGTTTTGGTCCCACCAGTTTTAGCGGATTCCACCAGATCATCCGGGATTGCTGCCATGATAGAAATATCACTTGGACATGCTACTATCCGGATTGCCAATGGCACAGAGCCCGCCATGCTGGATCGTATCCTGAGTCTTGTAAAAGGTGCGGTATGCTAG
- a CDS encoding recombinase family protein, translating into MKKITFIPAINSLKNTGKLKVAAYCRVSTERETQKSSIDLQINYYTDLIQANPEWDFAGVFYDYESGLRKEKRNGLDAILKKAYRGEIDYIITKSISRLSRNILDMLTISRSLKAKGINIYFEKENLNSLESEKEIDITVNGILAQEESRNLSENVQWGYKRKFERGDDFVGKIPMGYKRDNDEWIVVPEEADIIRRIYQLYLEGSTLQQIKEYLEDHQIKTATGKDAWATAVIQKILKNEKYKGDSLLQKTYTEDFITSRKSKNVGQRERYYITNSHPAIITAEVFDKVQEEMSRRARLVRKDDGTVESSTSKYSGKYLLGNLLVCGDCGASYRRRKERGKVVWRCATRIEKGKDICPHSPTLDERWVKNVLVEKICENGVYNEEVVKNEVDCIFVFSRDLQIHGKDESIFSVKLLQSKM; encoded by the coding sequence ATGAAAAAGATTACGTTTATCCCGGCTATAAACTCTTTGAAAAATACCGGAAAATTAAAGGTTGCGGCATATTGCAGAGTCAGTACCGAGCGCGAAACCCAGAAAAGTAGCATTGATCTACAGATCAATTATTATACTGACCTGATTCAGGCAAATCCTGAATGGGATTTTGCGGGCGTATTTTATGATTATGAAAGCGGGCTTAGAAAAGAGAAACGGAATGGTTTGGATGCGATTCTTAAGAAGGCATACCGTGGTGAAATTGACTATATCATTACCAAGTCTATCAGCAGATTGTCCAGAAATATATTAGATATGCTAACTATTAGCCGGAGTTTAAAAGCAAAAGGTATAAATATCTATTTTGAAAAGGAAAATTTAAATTCACTTGAATCAGAAAAAGAAATAGATATTACAGTCAATGGGATTTTAGCACAGGAGGAGAGCAGGAATTTAAGCGAAAATGTTCAATGGGGATACAAACGTAAATTTGAAAGAGGGGATGATTTTGTCGGCAAGATACCCATGGGATACAAGCGTGACAATGATGAATGGATAGTTGTGCCGGAAGAAGCTGATATCATAAGGAGAATTTACCAGTTGTATTTGGAAGGCAGCACACTGCAACAGATAAAAGAGTATCTGGAAGATCATCAGATTAAAACCGCTACAGGGAAAGACGCATGGGCAACAGCAGTTATTCAAAAGATACTGAAGAATGAGAAATATAAGGGCGATTCCTTACTTCAAAAGACCTATACAGAAGATTTTATAACAAGCAGAAAAAGCAAGAATGTTGGGCAAAGAGAACGTTACTATATAACGAATAGTCATCCGGCTATTATTACTGCCGAAGTATTTGATAAGGTTCAGGAAGAAATGTCTAGACGCGCAAGGCTAGTTCGTAAAGACGATGGCACAGTGGAATCTAGCACTAGCAAATATAGTGGCAAATATCTTTTGGGAAATCTTCTTGTGTGTGGAGACTGTGGTGCTTCATATCGGAGAAGAAAAGAAAGGGGAAAGGTGGTTTGGAGATGTGCAACGAGAATCGAAAAGGGCAAAGATATCTGTCCCCATTCCCCCACTCTAGATGAAAGATGGGTTAAAAATGTCTTAGTCGAAAAGATTTGTGAGAACGGAGTATATAACGAAGAAGTCGTCAAAAATGAAGTTGATTGTATTTTCGTGTTTAGTAGAGATTTGCAAATCCACGGCAAAGATGAAAGCATATTTAGCGTTAAGCTCTTACAGAGCAAAATGTGA
- the rlmD gene encoding 23S rRNA (uracil(1939)-C(5))-methyltransferase RlmD → MKKGEIYEGTIGRFDFPDKGIMELPEGKITVKHSLPGQKVRVMINKKRGGRCEGRILEVLEHSSLESAADPCPHFGSCGGCVYQTIPYEEQLKIKEQQVKALIDGVCENYEFEGIRPSPVEAEYRNKMEFSFGDEYKDGPLALGMHKRGSFYDVVTTTECRIVNPDFCSILKVAKEYFENLGIGFYKKMQHTGYLRHLLVRRAVKTGEILVALVTTTQEEVDLKPFTEMLLDLPLNGKIVGILHILNDSLADVVKSDRTDILYGQDYFYEELLGLKFKISPFSFFQTNSLGAEVLYETVRGYVGDTKDKVVFDLYSGTGTIAQIIAPVAKKVVGVEIVKEAVEAARENTKLNGLENCEFIDGDVLKVIDELKDKPDLIILDPPRDGIHPKALGKIIDFGVDRLVYVSCKPTSLVRDLVVLQERGYRVEKVCCVDMFPSTANTEVVVLLQR, encoded by the coding sequence GTGAAAAAGGGTGAGATATACGAAGGGACCATCGGAAGATTTGACTTTCCGGACAAAGGGATCATGGAGCTTCCGGAAGGGAAAATTACGGTAAAGCATTCACTTCCCGGCCAAAAGGTGCGGGTTATGATAAATAAAAAAAGAGGAGGGCGCTGTGAGGGGCGGATTCTTGAGGTATTGGAGCATTCAAGCCTGGAATCGGCAGCAGATCCCTGCCCTCATTTTGGAAGCTGCGGGGGCTGTGTTTATCAGACCATTCCGTATGAGGAACAGCTTAAGATCAAGGAGCAGCAGGTAAAGGCCCTTATAGACGGTGTCTGTGAGAATTATGAATTTGAAGGGATACGTCCAAGCCCTGTGGAAGCTGAATATAGGAACAAGATGGAATTCTCTTTTGGTGATGAATATAAGGATGGCCCCCTGGCCCTGGGAATGCATAAGAGGGGGAGCTTTTATGATGTGGTGACCACTACGGAATGCAGGATTGTTAATCCGGATTTCTGCAGTATCTTAAAGGTGGCAAAGGAATATTTTGAAAACCTGGGGATCGGGTTTTATAAGAAGATGCAGCACACGGGTTATCTGCGCCATCTTTTGGTGCGCAGGGCCGTGAAAACCGGTGAAATTTTGGTGGCATTGGTTACCACGACCCAGGAAGAGGTGGATTTAAAGCCTTTTACGGAAATGCTGCTGGATCTTCCGTTAAATGGAAAAATCGTTGGGATTCTTCATATTTTAAATGACAGCCTGGCGGATGTGGTTAAGAGTGACAGGACCGATATCTTATATGGACAGGATTATTTTTATGAGGAGCTTTTAGGGCTGAAATTCAAAATTTCTCCGTTTTCCTTTTTTCAGACCAATTCCCTTGGGGCAGAAGTCCTGTATGAGACAGTGAGAGGGTATGTGGGAGATACGAAAGATAAGGTGGTATTTGATTTATACAGCGGAACCGGTACGATTGCCCAGATCATTGCTCCTGTTGCTAAAAAAGTGGTGGGCGTAGAGATTGTGAAAGAGGCTGTGGAAGCAGCAAGAGAGAATACGAAGCTGAATGGACTTGAAAATTGTGAATTTATTGACGGGGATGTTCTTAAGGTTATTGATGAATTAAAGGATAAGCCGGATTTGATTATTTTGGATCCTCCGAGGGATGGGATTCATCCAAAGGCGTTGGGGAAGATCATTGATTTTGGTGTGGACAGGCTGGTGTATGTTTCTTGTAAGCCGACAAGTTTGGTAAGGGATTTGGTAGTTCTTCAGGAGAGAGGGTATCGGGTGGAGAAGGTTTGTTGTGTGGATATGTTTCCTTCTACGGCTAATACAGAAGTTGTAGTCCTGTTGCAACGTTAA